The following nucleotide sequence is from Solanum stenotomum isolate F172 unplaced genomic scaffold, ASM1918654v1 scaffold31865, whole genome shotgun sequence.
ttggtgtgtgtgagggaaaggatcaacccacacgaaaaaaaactcacataccttgatagggatcacccccgacgaaaatccacaatgatcttgttgatctcctctttcttctcttcttcttcttcttctccttcttctcttcttcaatctcaagaaccctaactctttctctttcaaaatgggacaaaaaaatgatccaaagatcatcctaatacaacaatatgagctcaaataattgatttgtgaaaggaccaaaatgcccttaaatttccggacggatttcccttccaactgcccaacttctacaaggcataactcgctcatacgaactcggaatcgagtaaaataagtggcgttggaaagatcgttcgaagggcttcgcaaccataactggaaatactcctaaatcatcctgagctaggagttacgactactcaaagttggccaaaaactcatttttttttccatacttaaccaaatttccagattctaaaatttttccaaaaaaatgactactttCCAAGTATCAAgctccttcaaagccacttccaattgtcggatgttacacaaTATTTCTTTCCTACGATTGTAGATCCATCTTATGTTTCTCCTCTTTTTCCTACTTTTGAGGATTTATCATCTTCTTTCAAGAGGTTCAAACCTGGATTTGTGTATGAACGACGTCGACCAATTTTATCCTATCCCGACACCGATCCGCCACCTGAAACTGTACCACAACTAGAATCTGAGAATTCTTCAAGATCTGGTCCTCTTAAGCCTACTCGACGATCTACCAGAGTATCTCGTACACCCAATTAGTATGGCTTTTCCTCTACTTTATCCAACATATATGTTCTATCTTGTTACTCACAAGCTTCCAAGCATGAATGTTGGCAGAAAGCAATGAAGGAAGAACTTTTGGCtcttaaagaaaatgacacatGGGACATTGTTTCATGTCCTTCAAATGTCCGCCCTATTGGCTGTAAATGGGTTTATTCAATTAAATTTCATTCTGATGGATCTCTTAATCGGTACAAAGCTCGATTGGTTGTTCTTGGTAACAGACAAGAGTATGGGGTGAACTATGAGGAGACTTTTGCACCCGTAGCCAAAATGACTACGATGTGAACTATTATTGCCATTGATGCTTCACAAAACTGGTCTTTgtatcaaatggatgtcaaaaatGCTTT
It contains:
- the LOC125852051 gene encoding uncharacterized mitochondrial protein AtMg00820-like, which translates into the protein MYTDPSYVSPLFPTFEDLSSSFKRFKPGFVYERRRPILSYPDTDPPPETVPQLESENSSRSGPLKPTRRSTRKAMKEELLALKENDTWDIVSCPSNVRPIGCKWVYSIKFHSDGSLNRYKARLVVLGNRQEYGVNYEETFAPVAKMTTM